From Mya arenaria isolate MELC-2E11 chromosome 12, ASM2691426v1, the proteins below share one genomic window:
- the LOC128210478 gene encoding orexin/Hypocretin receptor type 1-like, with protein sequence MAVLPVTIFIGMEALIGFVGNILILIIYVRRREKSNFRYFIITMACIDFTSCITALPLEAFSQLHWYTYQYPSICKLKSYCNVFTAWASASILFLLAFDRHRKIRRPLQWQIQPSFAIRLCIASIFFSAIVAIPVAILWGKQTYEYDLNGTKINVSVCEKDQAYADDIYPLLYIGTIYICPVSIMMGDRAARFDNTKGPAGDWAARFANTKGPAGDRAARFANTKGPAGDWAARFANTKGPAGDRAARFANTKGPAGDRAARFANTSIGPFQKK encoded by the exons ATGGCAGTTTTACCTGTGACAATTTTTATCGGAATGGAAGCTTTAATTGGATTTGttggaaatattttgattttaatcatATACGTTCGGCGCCGTGAAAAGAGCAATTTTCGCTACTTTATCATAACGATGGCCTGTATTGACTTTACAAGTTGTATAACCGCATTACCATTGGAAGCCTTCTCTCAATTGCACTGGTACACGTACCAATATCCTTCGATTTGCAAATTGAAGTCATATTGTAACGTGTTTACAGCATGGGCTTCTGCTTCTATTCTGTTCCTTTTGGCGTTTGACAGACATCGAAAAATTCGGCGGCCTTTACAATGGCAAATACAACCATCCTTTGCCATTAGATTGTGTATAGCGTCAATATTTTTCTCAGCAATTGTAGCAATTCCCGTTGCTATCTTATGGGGAAAGCAAACTTACGAATATGATCTGAATGGAACAAAGATAAACGTGTCTGTTTGTGAAAAGGATCAAGCATATGCAGATGACATATACCCTCTTTTATACATTGGGACAATCTACATTTGCCCTGTGTCTATCATGATGg GGGATCGGGCAGCTAGGTTTGACAACACCAAAGGTCCTGCAGGGGATTGGGCAGCGAGGTTTGCCAACACCAAAGGTCCTGCAGGGGATCGGGCAGCGAGGTTTGCCAACACCAAAGGTCCTGCAGGGGATTGGGCAGCGAGGTTTGCCAACACCAAAGGTCCTGCAGGGGATCGGGCAGCTAGGTTTGCCAACACCAAAGGTCCTGCAGGGGATCGGGCAGCTAGGTTTGCCAACACCAGTATCGGCcctttccaaaaaaaataa